A window from Citrus sinensis cultivar Valencia sweet orange chromosome 5, DVS_A1.0, whole genome shotgun sequence encodes these proteins:
- the LOC102609370 gene encoding uncharacterized protein LOC102609370 isoform X1, which translates to MGKEGELWDDSALVKAFDDAMSKYKKMHGKNKTNVEEKVTSSGEAIGSAHENQNHEPIREAEDANALVLETKTEMGETENIMSVKEDPCVESHAPELHVESSNGLATNDAVKGHSHSQGSDDYNQLLSQYYELEEKKQQILQQLHQFSAWNYQFSGEGAQWGTYTTSQEHPVPASQESQTVVCSCCPYGCQFLVAPCTAYPSCSLGGACTSKTCTDKNAAAASRKSTSLVNDDIVNTAMGAAGKAISSMKSKSFVYPDINEGVVWGQRSYSTPFTLRESSENKEGEAEIEEKKENESISSETDLTVVLNAWYSAGFYTGKYLTEQSMAKNRRSKALQHDACGK; encoded by the exons atggGCAAGGAAGGTGAGTTGTGGGATGACTCGGCGCTTGTCAAAGCATTCGACGATGCCATGTCCAAATACAAg AAAATGCATGGCAAGAATAAAACCaatgttgaagaaaaagtCACCAGTAGTGGCGAAGCAATTGGCTCTGCTCACGAGAATCAAAATCATGAGCCTATAAG GGAGGCAGAAGATGCCAATGCTCTTGTGCTAGAAACCAAAACAGAAATGGGAGAGACTGAAAACATCATGTCAGTTAAAGAAGATCCTTGTGTAGAATCACATGCACCTGAACTGCATGTAGAGTCATCAAATGGTCTGGCCACAAATGATGCGGTTAAAGGCCATTCACATTCACAAGGTTCCGATGATTATAACCAGTTACTTAGCCAGTATTATGAGCTTGAGGAGAAGAAGCAACAGATTTTGCAGCAGCTTCATCAATTTAGTGCTTGGAATTACCAATTTTCAGGTGAAGGTGCTCAGTGGGGTACCTATACTACTTCTCAGGAACATCCTGTCCCTGCAAGCCAAGAATCTCAAACTGTTGTCTGTTCATGTTGTCCATATGGTTGTCAATTTTTGGTAGCTCCATGCACAGCATATCCTTCCTGTTCTTTGGGTGGTGCATGCACCAGTAAAACTTGTACTGATAAAAATGCAGCAGCAGCATCTCGAAAGTCAACCTCTCTTGTCAATGATGACATTGTCAACACAGCAATGGGAGCTGCAGGAAAAGCAATATCTTCCATGAAGTCAAAAAGTTTTGTTTATCCCGATATAAATGAAG GGGTCGTTTGGGGACAGCGCAGCTACTCTACCCCTTTTACTTTAAGAGAATCCTCCGAAAATAAAGAGGGTGAAGCAG AGATtgaggaaaagaaagagaacGAAAGTATTAGCTCTGAAACAGATCTCACAGTTGTTTTAAATGCTTGGTATTCTGCAGGCTTCTACACTGGCAA GTATCTTACCGAGCAGTCAATGGCGAAGAATCGTCGCAGCAAGGCCCTTCAACACGATGCATgtggaaaatga
- the LOC102609370 gene encoding uncharacterized protein LOC102609370 isoform X2, with protein MGKEGELWDDSALVKAFDDAMSKYKKMHGKNKTNVEEKVTSSGEAIGSAHENQNHEPIREAEDANALVLETKTEMGETENIMSVKEDPCVESHAPELHVESSNGLATNDAVKGHSHSQGSDDYNQLLSQYYELEEKKQQILQQLHQFSAWNYQFSGEGAQWGTYTTSQEHPVPASQESQTVVCSCCPYGCQFLVAPCTAYPSCSLGGACTSKTCTDKNAAAASRKSTSLVNDDIVNTAMGAAGKAISSMKSKSFVYPDINEEIEEKKENESISSETDLTVVLNAWYSAGFYTGKYLTEQSMAKNRRSKALQHDACGK; from the exons atggGCAAGGAAGGTGAGTTGTGGGATGACTCGGCGCTTGTCAAAGCATTCGACGATGCCATGTCCAAATACAAg AAAATGCATGGCAAGAATAAAACCaatgttgaagaaaaagtCACCAGTAGTGGCGAAGCAATTGGCTCTGCTCACGAGAATCAAAATCATGAGCCTATAAG GGAGGCAGAAGATGCCAATGCTCTTGTGCTAGAAACCAAAACAGAAATGGGAGAGACTGAAAACATCATGTCAGTTAAAGAAGATCCTTGTGTAGAATCACATGCACCTGAACTGCATGTAGAGTCATCAAATGGTCTGGCCACAAATGATGCGGTTAAAGGCCATTCACATTCACAAGGTTCCGATGATTATAACCAGTTACTTAGCCAGTATTATGAGCTTGAGGAGAAGAAGCAACAGATTTTGCAGCAGCTTCATCAATTTAGTGCTTGGAATTACCAATTTTCAGGTGAAGGTGCTCAGTGGGGTACCTATACTACTTCTCAGGAACATCCTGTCCCTGCAAGCCAAGAATCTCAAACTGTTGTCTGTTCATGTTGTCCATATGGTTGTCAATTTTTGGTAGCTCCATGCACAGCATATCCTTCCTGTTCTTTGGGTGGTGCATGCACCAGTAAAACTTGTACTGATAAAAATGCAGCAGCAGCATCTCGAAAGTCAACCTCTCTTGTCAATGATGACATTGTCAACACAGCAATGGGAGCTGCAGGAAAAGCAATATCTTCCATGAAGTCAAAAAGTTTTGTTTATCCCGATATAAATGAAG AGATtgaggaaaagaaagagaacGAAAGTATTAGCTCTGAAACAGATCTCACAGTTGTTTTAAATGCTTGGTATTCTGCAGGCTTCTACACTGGCAA GTATCTTACCGAGCAGTCAATGGCGAAGAATCGTCGCAGCAAGGCCCTTCAACACGATGCATgtggaaaatga